The following are encoded together in the Physeter macrocephalus isolate SW-GA unplaced genomic scaffold, ASM283717v5 random_1289, whole genome shotgun sequence genome:
- the GAPDHS gene encoding LOW QUALITY PROTEIN: glyceraldehyde-3-phosphate dehydrogenase, testis-specific (The sequence of the model RefSeq protein was modified relative to this genomic sequence to represent the inferred CDS: inserted 2 bases in 1 codon; substituted 1 base at 1 genomic stop codon), translated as MSKRDVTLTNVTVVQLLRQSCPDPRPQVGNQPPAPPPPEPQPIKEQVPPPPPPAPKKVSVVRELTVGINGXLSFLDRFGRVGRLVLRACMEKGVKVVAVNDPFIDPEYMVYLFKYDPTHGRYKASVEYRNGRLVVGNNEISVFQCKQPKETPWKXVGSPFVGEATGVYLSLEETTAHIEAGAPRVVICAPSPDAPMFVRGVNGKDYNPGPTKIVSNASCTTYCLAPLAEVIHERFGIVEGLMTTVHSYTAIQKTVDGASKKSWRDGRGAHQNIIPASTGAAKAVGKVIPDLQGKLTGMAFQVPTPVVSVVDLTCRLAQPTLYSDIKEAIKAAAKGPMAGILAYTEDEVVSTDFVRDTHSSIFDAKAGIALNDNFVKLISWYDNEYGYRHRVVDLLRYMFSRDK; from the exons CACCACCCCCTCCGGAGCCCCAGCCAATCAAAGAGCAAGTCCCACCACCTCCGCCTCCTGCACCTAAGAAGGTTTCTGTGGTTCGGGAGCTGACTGTTGGCATCAATGGTTGA CTTTCGTTCCTGGACAGATTTGGACGCGTTGGTCGCCTGGTGCTGCGTGCCTGCATGGAGAAGGGTGTTAAGGTGGTAGCAGTGAACGATCCGTTCATCGACCCAGAATACATG GTGTACCTGTTTAAGTATGACCCCACCCACGGCCGATACAAGGCGAGCGTGGAATACAGGAATGGACGGCTGGTCGTCGGTAACAATGAGATCAGCGTCTTCCAGTG CAAGCAGCCCAAAGAAACCCCCTGGAA TGTCGGGAGCCCCTTTGTGGGGGAGGCCACAGGCGTGTACCTGTCCTTAGAGGAAACTACA GCCCATATTGAGGCAGGTGCCCCGCGTGTGGTCATCTGTGCACCCTCTCCAGATGCACCCATGTTTGTCAGGGGGGTGAACGGAAAGGACTATAACCCCGGCCCCACGAAAATTGTCAG CAACGCGTCCTGCACCACCTACTGCCTGGCCCCCCTCGCCGAGGTCATCCATGAGCGATTTGGGATTGTGGAAGGGCTGATG ACCACAGTCCATTCCTACACTGCCATCCAGAAGACAGTGGATGGGGCATCGAAGAAGTCCTGGCGAGACGGACGGGGTGCCCACCAGAACATCATCCCAGCCTCCACAGGGGCTGCCAAGGCCGTGGGCAAAGTCATCCCAGACCTCCAAGG GAAGCTGACGGGAATGGCGTTCCAAGTGCCAACCCCAGTCGTGTCTGTTGTGGACCTGACCTGCCGCCTGGCCCAGCCTACCCTGTACTCAGACATCAAGGAGGCCATAAAAGCAGCAGCCAAGGGGCCCATGGCTGGCATCCTTGCCTACACTGAGGATGAG GTCGTGTCCACGGACTTTGTTCGCGATACCCATTCATCTATCTTTGATGCTAAGGCTGGCATCGCGCTCAACGACAACTTCGTGAAGCTCATTTCCTG gtacGACAACGAATATGGCTACAGACACCGAGTGGTGGACCTCCTCCGCTACATGTTCAGCCGAGACAAGTGA
- the TMEM147 gene encoding BOS complex subunit TMEM147, protein MTLFHFGNCFALAYFPYFITYKCSGLSEYNAFWKCVQAGVTYLFVQLCKMLFLATFFPTWEGGIYDFIGEFMKASVDVADLIGLNLVMSRNAGKGEYKIMVAALGWATAELIMSRCIPLWVGARGIEFDWKYIQMSIDSNISLVHYIVASAQVWMITRYDLYHTFRPAVLLLMFLSVYKAFVMETFVHLCSLGSWTALLARAVVTGLLALSTLALYVAVVNVHS, encoded by the exons ATGACGCTGTTCCACTTCGGGAACTGCTTCGCCCTGGCCTACTTCCCCTACTTCATCACCTACAAGTGCAGCGGCCT GTCCGAGTACAACGCCTTCTGGAAGTGCGTCCAGGCCGGGGTCACCTACCTCTTCGTGCAGCTGTGCAAG ATGCTGTTCCTGGCCACTTTCTTTCCCACCTGGGAAGGAGGCATCTATGACTTCATTGGG GAGTTCATGAAGGCCAGCGTGGATGTGGCAGACCTGATAGGCCTAAACCTTGTCATGTCCCGGAATGCCGGCAAGGGGGAATACAAGATCATGGTtgctgccctgggctgggccacCGCCGAGCTCATTATGTCCCG CTGCATCCCTCTCTGGGTTGGAGCTCGGGGCATTGAGTTTGACTGGAAATACATCCAGATGAGCATTGACTCCAACATCAGTCTG GTCCATTACATCGTCGCATCTGCCCAGGTGTGGATGATAACACGCTATGACCTGTACCACACTTTCCGGCCAGCAGTCCTCCTACTGATGTTCCTTAGCGTCTACAAGGCCTTCGTCATGGA GACCTTCGTCCACCTGTGTTCCCTGGGCAGCTGGACGGCACTTCTGGCCCGAGCAGTGGTGACGGGGCTGCTGGCCCTCAGCACCCTGGCCCTGTATGTCGCTGTTGTCAACGTGCACTCCTAG